One genomic segment of Labeo rohita strain BAU-BD-2019 chromosome 14, IGBB_LRoh.1.0, whole genome shotgun sequence includes these proteins:
- the rab33a gene encoding ras-related protein Rab-33A has product MANEFPENREGTANSRHANLTSSLDLSTSLDHSVQTRIFKIIVIGDSNVGKTCLTFRFTGGAFPCKTEATIGVDFREKAVEIEGEKIKVQVWDTAGQERFRKSMVEHYYRNVHAVVFVYDVTKMASFQNLKTWIQECNGHGVSSAVPRVLVGNKCDLVDQIQVPSNTALKFADAHNMLLFETSAKDPKESQNVDSIFMCLACRLKAQKSLIYRDVEREDGRVRLTHQPDPKSNCPC; this is encoded by the exons ATGGCAAATGAATTCCCAGAAAACAGAGAAGGAACTGCCAACTCACGTCATGCTAACCTCACGTCGTCTCTAGACCTGAGCACGTCTCTAGATCACAGTGTGCAGACGcgaatttttaaaatcattgtcATCGGGGACTCAAATGTGGGCAAGACCTGTTTAACCTTCCGCTTCACCGGCGGAGCCTTCCCATGTAAGACTGAAGCCACCATCGGCGTGGATTTTAGGGAGAAAGCCGTGGAGATAGAGGGCGAGAAAATAAAG GTACAAGTATGGGACACAGCGGGCCAAGAGCGTTTTCGGAAGAGCATGGTGGAGCACTACTACCGCAATGTGCATGCTGTCGTATTTGTATACGACGTCACAAAAATGGCCTCATTCCAGAACCTAAAGACCTGGATTCAGGAGTGTAACGGGCATGGGGTGTCATCCGCAGTACCTCGTGTTCTGGTGGGTAACAAATGCGACCTAGTTGACCAGATCCAGGTCCCTTCCAACACTGCCCTTAAGTTTGCCGATGCCCATAACATGCTACTGTTTGAAACATCCGCCAAAGATCCCAAGGAGAGCCAGAATGTGGACTCCATTTTCATGTGCCTGGCATGTCGTCTAAAAGCCCAAAAATCCCTGATCTACAGAGACGTGGAGAGAGAAGATGGCCGAGTGAGGCTGACACATCAGCCCGACCCTAAGAGTAACTGCCCGTGTTGA
- the selenot2 gene encoding selenoprotein T2 — translation MAEYSQTGILTALLLFTVVTVRDIYVGRSSMTQQDSTGPDMHTPRQNKHAFYTGPVLKFQYCISUGYSKVFQEYSRSISQLYPDIRIEGENYPPKPINKYVGNFISYFKLLAIALIVTGQNPFQMFGMDTPRIWSWGQENKIFSCLMAFFLSNMLETHFLSTGAFEISLNDVPIWSKLQSGYVPNIQELFQILDNHLKMNQVDKMNFPSP, via the exons ATGGCGGAGTACAGTCAGACGGGTATATTAACGGCTCTGCTGCTGTTTACTGTGGTAACCGTGAGGGACATTTATGTGGGCCGCAGCAGCATGACTCAACAGGACAGCACTGGACCCGACATGCACACACCGAGACAGAACAAACACGCATTCTACACGGGTCCGGTTCTCAAGTTCCAATATTG TATATCCTGAGGGTACAGTAAGGTGTTCCAGGAGTACTCCCGGTCCATCAGCCAGCTGTACCCGGACATCCGAATTGAGGGAGAGAATTACCCTCCCAAACCCATCAACAA ATACGTTGGAAATTTCATCTCCTACTTCAAACTGCTTGCCATCGCCTTGATTGTGACTGGACAAAATCCTTTCCAAATGTTTGGAATGGACACTCCTAGAATATGGTCCTGGGGACAAGAGAATAAG ATTTTCTCCTGCCTCATGGCATTCTTCCTTAGTAACATGTTGGAGACCCATTTCCTCTCGACAGGGGCTTTTGAGATTTCATTGAATG ATGTACCAATTTGGTCCAAGTTGCAATCAGGATATGTGCCCAACATTCAGGAACTTTTCCAGATCTTGGATAACCACCTTAAAATGAATCAGGTCGACAAGATGAACTTTCCCTCACCGTAG
- the rnf4 gene encoding RING finger protein 4, whose product MSTTTQRKRRTSSATCSRRGNSKRNRTQMSQTAMETIDVLESDRTNSEDVVDLTCEGSEPAVVDLTNNDSIVVVEDGVQSRRGQGTESYVLSSDEEEESSLRLSPGLLSSLHASSRARSTPGAVSCPVCMDAYSEIIDSGRLMVSTKCGHLFCSQCIRDSLSRAHSCPTCRKKLTHKQYHPIYI is encoded by the exons ATGAGTACTACG ACACAGAGGAAAAGACGAACATCATCTGCTACATGTTCCCGCCGTGGAAACAGCAAGAGAAACCGGACCCAGATGTCTCAAACAGCGATGGAGACCATTGATGTGCTAGAAAGTGACAGAACCAACA GTGAAGATGTGGTAGATTTAACATGTGAAGGATCTGAACCTGCGGTTGTTGACCTCACCAATAATGATTCTATTGTG GTTGTGGAAGATG GTGTGCAAAGCAGACGCGGACAGGGTACAGAGAGTTATGTATTGAGCAGTGATGAAGAGGAAGAGTCCAGTCTTAGACTCAGTCCAGGTTTACTGTCCTCTTTACATGCCAGCTCACGGGCCAG GTCTACGCCAGGGGCAGTTAGCTGTCCTGTTTGCATGGATGCTTATTCAGAG ATCATCGATAGTGGTCGGCTCATGGTCTCCACAAAGTGCGGCCACCTTTTCTGCAGTCAGTGCATCCGCGACTCTCTCAGCAGAGCTCACAGCTGCCCGACATGTAGAAAGAaactcacacacaaacagtatCACCCAATATATATCTAA